Proteins encoded within one genomic window of Dermatophilus congolensis:
- a CDS encoding ATP-binding protein, giving the protein MTAITRLRRSLSALREHHAETKRIRTTEPYGHANLLASPITNETWLFFRLNDQTWRGRSAPQRDATIRTNATIWSQLLGERIWLRSYPTTYPTSAITQAYSNTAPQPVPTNPTTDTEGWEGHLKRQAQAINQLNATRWRTILAIRLSNRAIDRTELPLCIPGTPVPHNMHNYLPIQERVDHLTRTLTGHNPHTPWAEPMTTKSVEAVFIESMRMGLPGHGPIHPSADALQPSVQLTTLHNGETTSRYTAILRVENAPDNIDTNDLLTPPLAWFGTRTTRTDLVACGDIIDGRELKNTAELLVRQNTSIARADRAQGYDTRPEVEDGLNRARSYRREVNSTSSTLRHRFTGLIKIAVTENTPEDTAAAVRAIRAAADADNNTTLTHELGQYTDWLTFQPGREWDFTGHLTQMPIISWAAGMPQVTGKAGAETGALLGSIAGTNEVYHMDWWEGPRRNRAGTTLVTGNLGEGKSTLAVRAAYEATLSGIPTLVIDPSPHGSLARVAHLKSINHRSRIVPITKEAPPGALMPHTAIPEPRPTDFENTEEYEGDRRARASERIAHAIDMTRACLPIGMAENPDTLAAIEAACNAVGGAYGTHSQEIIDALTKEGTAGARAAAQLAGKRESLEGQLVFPATEVNPDKVIDLVSSETLTIVTIPGIEVPEANMPRSEWTSQMRQAVPILLGAARLASLHLWADRERKLQIIDELGVLAAGQSAITSLMRRSALDTRKVAAAVMWIMHTITPLTHLGDDLIRTLIGQFITFRANECNANEVAQLMRTPIGEGWSERIERLRNAEMLIRGFDDRLAITAHDWAWWTPELRSAANTTSIHTPPPVADVYGDWSA; this is encoded by the coding sequence GTGACAGCCATCACCCGCCTGCGGCGCAGCCTCAGCGCACTACGTGAACACCACGCCGAAACCAAACGCATCCGCACCACCGAACCCTACGGACACGCCAACCTCCTGGCCTCACCCATCACCAACGAAACCTGGCTCTTCTTCCGCCTCAACGACCAAACCTGGCGAGGCCGCTCCGCTCCACAACGCGACGCCACCATCCGCACCAACGCCACCATCTGGTCCCAACTCCTCGGCGAACGCATCTGGCTGCGAAGCTACCCCACCACATACCCCACCAGCGCCATCACCCAGGCATATAGCAACACCGCACCACAACCAGTCCCCACTAACCCCACCACCGACACCGAAGGCTGGGAAGGCCACCTCAAACGCCAAGCCCAAGCCATCAACCAACTCAACGCCACACGATGGCGAACCATCCTCGCCATCCGCCTCTCCAACCGCGCCATCGACCGCACCGAACTACCCCTGTGCATACCCGGCACCCCCGTACCCCACAACATGCACAACTACCTACCCATCCAAGAACGCGTCGACCACCTCACCCGCACCCTCACCGGCCACAACCCCCACACCCCATGGGCAGAACCCATGACCACCAAAAGCGTCGAAGCAGTATTCATCGAATCCATGCGCATGGGACTACCCGGACACGGCCCCATCCACCCCAGCGCCGACGCACTCCAACCCTCCGTTCAACTCACCACCCTCCACAATGGCGAAACCACCTCCCGCTACACCGCCATCCTCCGCGTCGAAAACGCCCCAGACAACATCGACACCAACGACCTCCTCACCCCACCACTGGCCTGGTTCGGCACCCGCACCACCCGCACCGACCTCGTCGCCTGCGGAGACATCATCGACGGACGCGAACTCAAAAACACCGCCGAACTCCTCGTACGCCAAAACACCTCCATCGCCCGCGCAGACCGAGCACAGGGATACGACACCCGCCCAGAAGTTGAAGATGGCCTCAACCGCGCCCGCAGCTACCGACGCGAAGTCAACTCAACCTCATCAACCCTGCGCCACCGCTTCACCGGACTCATCAAAATCGCCGTCACCGAAAACACCCCCGAAGACACCGCCGCCGCCGTCCGCGCCATCCGCGCCGCCGCCGACGCCGACAACAACACCACCCTCACCCACGAACTCGGCCAATACACAGACTGGCTCACCTTCCAACCCGGCCGCGAATGGGACTTCACCGGTCACCTCACCCAAATGCCCATCATCAGCTGGGCCGCAGGAATGCCCCAAGTCACCGGCAAAGCAGGCGCCGAAACAGGCGCACTCCTAGGCAGCATCGCCGGAACCAACGAGGTCTATCACATGGACTGGTGGGAAGGCCCCCGTCGCAACCGCGCCGGAACCACCCTCGTCACCGGCAACCTCGGCGAAGGAAAATCCACCCTCGCCGTCCGCGCCGCCTACGAAGCCACCCTCTCAGGAATCCCCACCCTCGTCATCGACCCCTCCCCACACGGCTCCCTCGCCCGCGTCGCACACCTGAAATCCATTAACCACCGCTCCCGCATCGTCCCCATCACCAAAGAAGCACCACCGGGCGCACTCATGCCCCACACCGCCATCCCCGAACCACGCCCCACCGACTTCGAGAACACCGAAGAATACGAAGGCGACCGCCGCGCCCGCGCCTCCGAACGCATCGCCCACGCCATCGACATGACTCGCGCCTGCCTACCCATCGGCATGGCAGAAAACCCTGACACCCTTGCCGCCATCGAAGCAGCCTGCAACGCGGTCGGCGGCGCCTACGGCACCCACAGCCAAGAAATCATCGACGCACTCACCAAAGAAGGCACCGCCGGAGCCCGCGCGGCCGCCCAACTCGCCGGAAAACGCGAATCCCTCGAAGGACAACTCGTCTTCCCTGCCACCGAAGTCAACCCAGACAAAGTCATCGACCTCGTCAGCTCCGAAACCCTCACCATCGTCACCATCCCCGGCATCGAAGTCCCCGAAGCAAACATGCCCCGCTCCGAATGGACCAGCCAGATGCGCCAAGCCGTACCTATCCTCCTGGGTGCAGCCCGCCTAGCCTCCCTCCACCTGTGGGCCGACCGAGAACGCAAATTACAAATCATCGACGAACTCGGCGTCCTGGCAGCAGGCCAATCAGCCATCACCTCACTCATGCGCCGATCCGCCCTCGACACCCGCAAAGTCGCCGCAGCCGTCATGTGGATCATGCACACCATCACCCCACTAACCCATCTCGGCGACGACCTCATCCGAACACTCATCGGACAATTCATCACCTTCCGAGCCAACGAATGCAACGCCAACGAAGTCGCACAACTCATGCGCACCCCCATCGGCGAAGGATGGTCAGAACGCATCGAACGCCTCCGCAACGCCGAAATGCTCATACGCGGATTCGACGACCGCCTCGCCATCACCGCACACGACTGGGCATGGTGGACGCCCGAACTCCGCTCTGCAGCAAACACCACCAGCATCCATACCCCACCCCCCGTCGCCGACGTCTACGGCGACTGGTCCGCGTGA
- a CDS encoding C40 family peptidase, whose protein sequence is MAGLLIACPLMASFLVPGESSMSMFSTPGRSILNAGTSCVKAESVSQLGLSDEQKDVARRGIAAAQRAGVGRVGSEIIVATGLVESELTNLSHGDRDSRGWLQQRPSQGWANSQNVDAAADDFFAALKQVPDWQNLEPGAAAQKVQRSAFPDRYAQRMGEARNIVATLTGVDCPVQAVAAARSGVAGVVLAWADSHVGDEYVMGANGPGAWDCSSFARTAFAQVGLDMPRTADAQRDWCAQGNCERVEEGGEQPGDLIFWDSYLGPSTVGHVAVVKEPSTRTTVDARSRSQGVIHGTYPQAKNKNILEFWRPKMPSR, encoded by the coding sequence GTGGCAGGACTGTTGATCGCCTGCCCGTTGATGGCGAGTTTTCTTGTGCCAGGCGAATCATCAATGTCGATGTTTTCGACGCCTGGCCGCTCAATCTTGAATGCGGGGACTAGCTGTGTGAAAGCAGAAAGCGTGTCCCAGCTGGGGTTGAGTGATGAGCAGAAGGATGTGGCGCGAAGAGGTATCGCGGCAGCGCAACGCGCGGGAGTGGGTCGTGTAGGTTCCGAGATCATTGTGGCGACGGGCTTGGTCGAGTCTGAGCTGACGAATCTCTCACATGGGGATAGGGATTCACGCGGTTGGTTGCAACAGCGCCCTTCTCAAGGGTGGGCCAATAGCCAAAACGTTGATGCTGCAGCGGATGATTTTTTCGCAGCGTTGAAGCAGGTTCCAGATTGGCAGAATCTGGAACCTGGTGCTGCTGCACAAAAGGTTCAGCGTTCTGCCTTTCCAGATAGATACGCGCAGCGGATGGGGGAGGCCCGCAACATTGTGGCCACGTTGACAGGGGTGGACTGTCCAGTTCAAGCGGTGGCTGCGGCCCGCTCTGGAGTGGCTGGGGTGGTTTTGGCGTGGGCGGACTCTCATGTAGGCGATGAGTACGTCATGGGGGCTAATGGTCCTGGAGCCTGGGATTGTTCGAGCTTTGCGCGTACTGCGTTCGCGCAGGTCGGTTTAGATATGCCTAGAACTGCTGATGCTCAACGTGATTGGTGCGCTCAGGGGAATTGTGAGCGTGTAGAGGAGGGGGGAGAACAACCAGGTGATCTTATTTTTTGGGACTCTTACCTTGGCCCGTCGACGGTTGGGCATGTGGCTGTAGTGAAAGAGCCCAGTACGCGCACAACCGTGGATGCCAGGTCACGTTCTCAAGGCGTCATCCATGGGACGTATCCGCAAGCGAAGAACAAAAACATTCTGGAGTTTTGGCGACCAAAAATGCCCTCGAGATGA
- a CDS encoding SGNH/GDSL hydrolase family protein has translation MNTPEPSAQEESSGSSIYRRFFFIVMLCLACTVVAAVFATQQWNMFKPRSRPTSVQATTAWFSPSPSFSGDNSTPSATGSKHLSIVTLGDSVPAGMACDCDTYSQQVAQALSRRHNRTAGLVNLALGGARSSDIVAQLATPQPRADITTADLVLLQVGANDFNPEQIEECANNLDRCYGADLTRLRRNISSLTDEISRISNYRAKIAVIGYWNVFPDGKVGSHYGEGYLRASDRLTRKVNTALREAAGKNGQFIDAYTPIKGKNGKKDPTSKLAPDGDHLDASGHTALAKAILAALGPSFAAG, from the coding sequence ATGAACACACCCGAACCATCTGCGCAGGAAGAGTCATCGGGTTCATCTATCTATCGGCGTTTTTTCTTCATCGTGATGCTTTGCCTTGCCTGCACTGTGGTCGCTGCCGTTTTTGCGACACAACAGTGGAATATGTTTAAGCCACGCTCACGCCCTACGAGCGTGCAGGCAACCACTGCGTGGTTCAGCCCTTCTCCGAGCTTCTCAGGCGACAACAGCACCCCCAGCGCGACTGGCAGCAAGCATTTGTCGATCGTCACTTTGGGAGATTCGGTGCCTGCAGGGATGGCATGCGATTGCGATACATATTCGCAGCAGGTGGCCCAAGCTCTCTCGCGGCGCCACAACCGTACTGCAGGGCTAGTGAATCTTGCTCTAGGCGGCGCCCGTAGCTCCGATATCGTTGCCCAACTTGCCACTCCTCAGCCTCGTGCGGATATCACCACTGCGGATCTGGTTTTACTTCAAGTTGGCGCTAATGATTTCAATCCGGAGCAAATCGAAGAATGCGCTAACAATCTCGATCGCTGTTATGGCGCAGATCTGACTCGTCTTCGCCGAAATATCTCATCTTTAACTGATGAAATATCACGAATAAGTAATTACCGAGCGAAAATTGCTGTTATCGGCTATTGGAATGTGTTCCCGGATGGCAAAGTCGGATCTCACTACGGCGAGGGCTACCTCAGGGCAAGTGATCGACTAACGCGCAAGGTCAATACTGCCCTGCGCGAAGCCGCTGGGAAAAACGGGCAGTTTATCGACGCCTACACGCCCATCAAGGGCAAGAACGGCAAAAAAGACCCCACGTCCAAGCTGGCGCCCGATGGGGACCACTTGGATGCTTCGGGGCACACTGCGCTCGCTAAGGCCATCTTGGCGGCTCTGGGGCCCTCATTCGCAGCAGGCTGA
- a CDS encoding alpha/beta hydrolase: MSFKVHVWLPTDYDEPSAASKRYPVVVAFPGGSGTTGTPWFTHGGPSAIAAGAQSGKSSQFILVQPQMQIDDAHDTECTDLEGQPKVGTFLGKDLPELIKHDFRTSTSPTGWGTTGVSSGGYCAAVIAMHNPNTFSAAAPLDGYFNIDSNLAAGKTPAAKATDPMHVVQTAPPKVAIKSWYGTGANNGALSKKNSTDFAAVVKPPTTFEMQEVPNGAHSWTTYTSILPDVFSWLSSKLDKPAG; this comes from the coding sequence GTGTCATTCAAAGTTCATGTGTGGCTTCCAACGGATTACGACGAGCCTTCTGCGGCTTCAAAGCGTTACCCGGTAGTTGTTGCATTTCCTGGCGGTTCTGGCACGACGGGCACGCCGTGGTTCACTCATGGGGGCCCGTCGGCGATTGCTGCTGGGGCTCAGTCAGGTAAGTCGAGTCAGTTCATTCTCGTGCAGCCGCAGATGCAGATTGACGACGCTCATGACACGGAGTGCACAGACCTTGAAGGGCAACCGAAGGTAGGCACCTTTCTTGGCAAGGATCTACCTGAGCTGATTAAGCATGATTTCCGTACCTCCACCTCCCCCACTGGCTGGGGAACAACAGGAGTTTCTTCTGGGGGGTACTGCGCAGCTGTCATTGCGATGCATAACCCGAACACTTTCTCCGCAGCTGCGCCCCTGGACGGGTATTTCAATATCGATTCCAATCTCGCAGCAGGCAAGACTCCGGCCGCGAAAGCAACTGACCCTATGCACGTGGTGCAGACCGCTCCCCCGAAGGTAGCGATTAAGAGCTGGTATGGCACGGGGGCCAACAACGGGGCTTTGTCGAAGAAAAACAGCACAGACTTCGCCGCCGTAGTTAAGCCTCCTACAACTTTCGAGATGCAAGAGGTGCCCAATGGAGCCCACTCCTGGACTACGTACACCTCGATCTTGCCTGACGTGTTTTCTTGGCTAAGTAGCAAGCTGGACAAGCCTGCAGGCTGA
- a CDS encoding GtrA domain-containing protein → MRIRTDDAATRVEFTFYDLPGEARWFQWVRFYIACLIGIPLTSFTLWLLGSLFTHGPWLTITATLTGATITIITTTAILTITGRYETPTTPLTYRIHQLCAELHAPRTPPPIDGPTLTMPDWSSRPTAAPVHEPSMFGAPSDSHHPPAAQPQRTT, encoded by the coding sequence ATGCGCATCCGCACCGACGACGCCGCCACCCGCGTCGAATTCACCTTCTACGACCTACCCGGCGAAGCCCGCTGGTTCCAATGGGTCAGGTTCTACATCGCCTGCCTCATCGGCATCCCCCTCACCTCCTTCACCCTCTGGCTACTCGGATCACTCTTCACACACGGCCCCTGGCTCACCATCACAGCCACTCTTACCGGCGCCACCATCACCATCATCACCACCACAGCCATCCTCACGATCACCGGCCGATACGAAACCCCCACCACCCCCCTCACCTACCGAATCCACCAACTCTGCGCCGAACTCCACGCACCCCGAACACCCCCACCCATCGACGGCCCCACCCTCACCATGCCCGACTGGAGCAGCCGCCCCACCGCCGCACCCGTCCACGAACCGTCCATGTTTGGAGCCCCCAGTGACAGCCATCACCCGCCTGCGGCGCAGCCTCAGCGCACTACGTGA
- a CDS encoding MFS transporter, with translation MSAGVVNEGVGRTRAERLDVLPFTWMHGRLLVGSGVGWALDAMDVGLISFVMAALGKQWHLSDGALSLIGSIGFVGMAVGATLGGLLADRFGRRQVFAGTLLVYGVATGASALATGVGLLMALRFLVGLGLGAELPVASTLVSEYSPRHIRGRMVVALESFWAVGWIFAALIAYFVIPSSPDGWRWALGIGVVPTVYAVGVRFGLPESVRFLERAGRVDEAEAAVRRFEKAAGVSGVGGGSVGGVEVVVGEVAGGIWSSMLRWRTVSLWVVWFMVNFSYYGAFIWLPSLLAKQGFDLVKSFEYTLVITLAQLPGYAVSAWLIERWGRRATLVVFLVGSACAAGGGFGFASSPLLIVVFGMVLSFFNLGAWGALYAVSPEVYPTAVRGVGVGAAAGCGRIASVVAPLSVPFLLGVGGNVLVFVVFGVAFGVAAVAALGLPEMRSQALG, from the coding sequence ATGAGCGCTGGTGTTGTGAACGAAGGTGTGGGGCGCACTCGTGCTGAGCGTTTGGATGTCCTGCCGTTCACGTGGATGCACGGGCGACTGCTGGTTGGTTCTGGTGTGGGGTGGGCTCTTGATGCCATGGACGTGGGGCTTATTTCGTTTGTCATGGCTGCCCTGGGTAAGCAGTGGCACTTGTCGGATGGTGCTTTGTCGCTGATTGGGTCGATTGGGTTTGTGGGTATGGCTGTGGGGGCCACGTTGGGGGGACTTCTTGCTGATCGTTTTGGTCGGCGTCAGGTGTTTGCCGGGACTCTTTTGGTCTATGGGGTGGCAACGGGTGCCTCAGCGCTCGCGACGGGTGTCGGTCTTCTTATGGCTTTGCGTTTTTTGGTGGGGTTGGGGTTGGGGGCGGAGTTGCCTGTGGCTTCGACTTTGGTCAGTGAGTATTCCCCTCGGCATATTCGGGGGCGCATGGTGGTTGCGTTGGAATCTTTTTGGGCTGTGGGATGGATTTTCGCTGCTTTGATTGCGTATTTCGTTATTCCCTCGAGTCCTGATGGGTGGCGGTGGGCGCTGGGGATTGGTGTGGTGCCGACGGTGTATGCGGTAGGGGTGCGGTTCGGGTTGCCAGAGTCTGTGCGTTTTCTTGAGAGGGCTGGGCGTGTTGATGAGGCTGAGGCTGCGGTGCGTCGGTTTGAGAAGGCTGCGGGGGTTTCTGGGGTTGGTGGTGGGTCGGTTGGTGGGGTGGAGGTTGTTGTTGGTGAGGTGGCGGGAGGGATTTGGTCGTCGATGTTGCGGTGGAGGACGGTGTCATTGTGGGTGGTGTGGTTCATGGTGAATTTTTCGTATTACGGGGCGTTTATTTGGTTGCCGAGTTTGTTGGCTAAGCAGGGTTTTGATTTGGTGAAGTCGTTTGAGTACACGTTGGTGATTACGTTGGCGCAGTTGCCGGGGTATGCGGTTTCGGCGTGGTTGATTGAGCGGTGGGGGCGTCGGGCGACGTTGGTGGTGTTTTTGGTGGGGTCGGCTTGTGCCGCGGGGGGGGGGTTTGGTTTTGCGTCGTCGCCGTTGTTGATTGTTGTTTTTGGGATGGTGTTGTCGTTTTTTAATTTGGGGGCGTGGGGTGCGTTGTACGCCGTGTCGCCTGAGGTGTATCCGACGGCGGTTCGTGGTGTGGGGGTGGGGGCTGCTGCGGGGTGTGGGCGTATTGCGTCGGTGGTGGCGCCTTTGTCGGTGCCGTTTTTGCTTGGTGTTGGTGGGAATGTGTTGGTGTTTGTTGTGTTTGGGGTTGCGTTTGGGGTGGCGGCGGTGGCTGCTTTGGGGTTGCCTGAGATGAGGTCTCAGGCGTTGGGGTGA
- a CDS encoding dicarboxylate/amino acid:cation symporter has translation MPSQVSKKFGLLPRILFAIVLGIACGQFFPHELTRVFVTFNGVFGNFLSFIIPLIIVGLITPAISELGKGAGKWLAVTAAIAYVSTISSGLLGWATSTVVLPHLLAGRSVSSVTNPADSLLKPYFTIEMPPVFNVMTALVLAFMVGVALTAIRGDLLLRGFCELREMVNKVISTVVIPLLPIYIFDIFLNMTAVGEVFNVITTFLGVIVMVFALTWVVLFVQYAIAGLVARRNPLMLLKTLLPAYVTALGTSSSAATIPVTLRQTVKTGVSEPVASFAVPLCATIHLAGSTVKIVSFSLAVMMLSGKTVDPWLFLGFILMLGITMVAAPGVPGGAIMTAAGLLASMLGFTDPQVGLMIATYIAIDSFGTATNVTGDGALATIVDKLVLRDQAKKKSLQQPPDAP, from the coding sequence ATGCCTTCACAGGTCTCCAAAAAATTTGGTCTTCTTCCCAGAATTCTTTTCGCTATTGTCTTGGGCATAGCGTGCGGCCAGTTCTTCCCTCATGAGTTGACACGTGTTTTCGTTACTTTTAACGGAGTTTTCGGAAACTTCCTATCTTTCATTATTCCGTTAATTATCGTGGGGCTTATTACTCCTGCCATCTCCGAGTTAGGTAAGGGCGCAGGCAAGTGGCTGGCAGTGACTGCAGCTATCGCATATGTGTCAACGATTTCTTCAGGACTTTTGGGATGGGCCACGAGCACTGTGGTTTTGCCACATCTTTTGGCGGGGCGAAGCGTTTCATCAGTCACGAATCCTGCCGATTCGCTACTCAAGCCGTATTTCACGATCGAAATGCCGCCCGTTTTTAACGTCATGACTGCTTTGGTCTTAGCTTTCATGGTGGGTGTTGCTCTTACCGCAATCCGGGGAGATCTATTGTTGCGCGGTTTCTGCGAGCTGCGCGAGATGGTAAACAAGGTCATTTCCACAGTGGTTATCCCTCTGCTGCCGATTTACATTTTTGATATTTTTCTCAACATGACAGCCGTGGGTGAAGTTTTTAACGTCATCACAACATTCCTCGGCGTGATCGTGATGGTTTTTGCGCTCACCTGGGTAGTTCTTTTTGTGCAGTATGCGATTGCCGGTTTGGTTGCGCGACGTAATCCTTTGATGCTTCTTAAAACTCTTTTACCTGCATATGTGACGGCTTTGGGGACCTCTTCGTCAGCTGCAACTATTCCTGTGACATTGCGTCAGACTGTCAAAACAGGGGTTTCGGAGCCGGTTGCATCGTTTGCTGTCCCGCTGTGCGCGACCATCCATTTGGCAGGCTCGACAGTGAAAATTGTTTCTTTCTCGCTCGCCGTAATGATGCTTTCTGGTAAGACGGTCGACCCGTGGCTGTTCCTTGGATTCATCCTCATGTTGGGCATCACGATGGTTGCAGCTCCTGGTGTACCTGGGGGTGCGATTATGACGGCGGCGGGACTACTGGCGAGCATGCTTGGATTCACGGATCCGCAGGTGGGGCTGATGATTGCCACGTATATCGCTATCGATTCTTTCGGCACGGCGACAAATGTCACTGGAGATGGCGCACTGGCTACGATCGTGGACAAACTTGTCTTGAGGGATCAAGCGAAAAAGAAGTCACTGCAGCAGCCCCCTGATGCGCCGTAG
- a CDS encoding SGNH/GDSL hydrolase family protein, with protein sequence MLSRRSGSLRPFRLHHPGRLCAISVALVILGSSASASVASASGPVSVITFGDSVPSGAACHCIPFGEKVANSIASTQDKDYAFRNYARGGSTSAGLLSTLKTPEVRTNTAGSDLVLVETGANDFSPSKAAQCRNDIASKNCYGPQLRALRSILSSALRTIKSLQKYPRAEVMALGYWNVFQDGAVGRAKGKAFVVGSDRLTREVNKTIRFAARDAGVWYVDVYTPFKGPKGINDPTSLLAADGDHPNGDGHQAIVDAVIRRLGPRTSLV encoded by the coding sequence GTGCTTTCGCGCCGCTCAGGTTCCCTTCGCCCTTTCCGGCTACATCACCCTGGCCGACTATGTGCCATATCGGTCGCTTTAGTAATTTTGGGAAGTTCGGCTTCAGCCAGTGTTGCTAGCGCTTCAGGGCCAGTTTCAGTTATCACTTTTGGTGATTCGGTTCCAAGTGGGGCGGCGTGCCACTGCATTCCTTTTGGCGAGAAGGTCGCAAATTCCATTGCATCAACTCAGGATAAGGATTACGCCTTTAGGAACTATGCGCGCGGCGGCTCCACTTCTGCTGGACTGCTGTCAACATTGAAGACTCCCGAGGTTCGCACCAACACGGCCGGAAGCGACCTTGTTCTTGTCGAGACGGGAGCTAATGATTTTTCTCCATCGAAAGCGGCACAGTGCCGGAATGACATCGCGTCAAAAAACTGCTACGGCCCGCAGCTGCGTGCACTCCGCTCAATTCTTTCCTCCGCCCTTCGCACGATTAAGTCTTTGCAAAAATATCCGCGCGCCGAAGTCATGGCTCTGGGGTATTGGAACGTTTTCCAAGACGGCGCAGTGGGGCGCGCAAAAGGAAAAGCTTTCGTGGTTGGGAGCGATCGACTCACGCGCGAGGTGAATAAAACTATTCGCTTTGCCGCACGTGACGCTGGCGTATGGTACGTCGACGTTTACACCCCATTTAAGGGCCCTAAAGGGATAAATGACCCGACTTCTCTCCTTGCGGCCGATGGAGATCACCCAAATGGAGATGGGCATCAGGCGATTGTCGATGCTGTGATCCGCCGTTTGGGGCCTCGTACTTCTCTCGTTTGA
- the rpmF gene encoding 50S ribosomal protein L32, which translates to MAVPKRKMSRSNTRHRRSQWKASVPDLVAVQVDGEQLQVPRHLVKAAQRGLLR; encoded by the coding sequence ATGGCAGTCCCCAAGCGAAAAATGTCTCGTTCCAATACCCGTCACCGCAGGTCGCAGTGGAAGGCAAGCGTTCCTGACCTGGTGGCAGTGCAGGTTGACGGCGAGCAGCTTCAGGTGCCCCGTCACCTCGTCAAGGCAGCACAGCGCGGTCTTCTCCGCTGA